The DNA sequence GTAGGATACTCAAACCCTACTCGCCCAAAGACCCGCAACCCGGCCTGAACGAGCCCGTCGGTCTCTACCGCAAGATTGCAAACAAGAAACTTCAGGATGATGACACGTGGCCCAGATAATTCCGTACAAGTAAGCACTATAAATAACTCACAACTGAAGCATTTAAGGCAAGACATCTTTACGCTTTCTATCTTGATTATTTCTCCAAATTGCATATTTCGTCCTCGAACATAACTATCTTGAGTGTCGAAAGATTTTAATTGAGAATAAACTCGACTAGACTAACATGATTGTTTCATCCTCAGAACCCATCTTCAATGTCTGGATTGAGATATAGCGTTCTACCTTTCTTGAGTTGGGATAACATATTTCAAGCTCGTTCACTACCTACCTAGACTCAATTTCTTCATGACTATTCTTGAATTctgatttctattttaatttgttagtaATCAATTTTCTGCTAATGAATGTGcttaattaccaaaaaaacataaaagtcAAATGCCTAGcccaagatatatatatattaattataaatttgtgattttggtgGTTTAATAACCGAGCATGCACGCGCGCACGGTTTATCTAGCTAATTAAAGTTGTGATGGAATATTATGTACACAACAATACAATAAGATTTGGGTATCTATCTCGATGCTGCTGAGACGAGGTATATATGtaggtacatatatatagccCTATCGGGCATATGTGTGATTGTGATAGAATATAACTAAACTAATATTCAATGAGAGAATGTATCTGCTACCtcaaaaaagagagaaaattcaaaaaatcgTTTCAATTTAGTGATCTTTATAATTGAATGAATCTGGTTGAACCGTACGTGTAAACCACATCACTGAATCACaacaataaagaaacaaacaaaaattaaataggcGATCCAcacatataattaagtattgcatgaataattatatatatatatatatatatatgataaaattataaaagcaGTACGTACAGTGGAGGCGCCACTCTATAGTCTAGCTACCAAGTagatatacaatttaaaatttcaagctctgtaatattaatatatatatatatatatgtgtgtgtgtgatttttcataattataaataaaaatttattatttaaaaaaatataaatactctgctttaattaattattgtttagtAAATAAACTCTTATAATGGGTTGTCGGTCATCACAAAAGAGATAATTGTTAGATAgtgattaatttcaaaaagtattcgtaatttttcaaaataataaaaattattatatataaaaaaatccattataatttagtgatatataaatatttgaaatagatGGTGAATGGTGAGTGGTGAGTGGACATTATTATGATAATGGAAGTGATGTTTGGAAAGGAGGAGATGAGTTTTGTAGAAGTAGTTTGGTGAGGGGAGGTGTGGGCACAGAGGTTTAGttaagaaatgaattaatccaCGTACATTCCTTCTCAACCAAGTCTTTGCGCTTTACCTTTAATTAGTGTTTAGCATGCATGGGATGGGATGATGGGACCAGAGCAGATTAGGTTTATTAGCTCCTCACTTCCCATTAATCAAAACAAGTTATGGGCCTAATCaagcaataattaaaaaaggtgGAGAGGGTTTTGGCGTTGCACATTGCTATATATGCTAATAAACACTTTCCCATTGTAATGtaagctaattaattaatcagttGCGCCATCAATTCACAACCACCATTCCATAACATTTTACCTTCATAATACTTTTAAACTGTTTCCCACTAATTAACTACCACTCTCAAAACATTAATGACTTTTctttagaaattaaataaaataaaacaaaaatcaatgtatttgcattcaaaattgatagataTATACGTctaaaaactaattatttatattccaAGGTAAAGTTTGATTCTggtcaaaattttcatttatttactcCTCcctcaatattaataataataatgatccGGAATAGTGAATacagtgaaaaataaaaatttacctctGGAAGTTTCTagaagtttataattttaaactaaatttaCTATTGAAATAGTAGTTGAAATTTCTGGGTGTATAAATTAGAGCCCTAGGGTTAGGGTTTGGCCCTGCACCAAAAAATAACCTTAGCTTCTTTCTCTTCCACTTGCGCAgcgtttttttataatcttaattatttcgATAACATCTagttaattaatcttttaaacTCCAACAGTACTTCACATAAgaagaagagatgaagaaACGCCAAGTGGTTCTGAAGAGAGACGATCAGTTTTCTAGCAACTTTGCCAATTCTTCATTTGCTGTAAGAAGAGTGAGGTATGGGGAGTGCCAAAAGAATCACGCGGCCAATGTGGGAGGATACGCCGTAGACGGGTGCAGGGAATTCATGCCTTGTGGGGAGGAGGGGAGCAACGGGGCCCTCACCTGCGCCGCCTGTGGTTGCCACCGGAACTTCCACCGCAGGGAGGAGGAGGCGGAGGTGGTCTGCGACGGCTCCTCCCCTACTACATAAGAGTGTAAGTATATTATGTTGGAGGGGCACGTGTGGTTGCGAGTGTtgagtgtgtgttgtgtgtgcaAGTTTGGTGAAGGGAATATTGTGATGGGAAAATCAGGTCTTCTCAATTAATGGTTTTGTTTCTAATTTACATGAAATGAGATCGGACGTCgtacaagtttatatatatatatatatatatgctttgaTTGAAGAGCTGTAAATGCTTTGGTAATTATATGTTtggagagtttattaattaatgtgcgGTGTGTTTGTTCTCTCTAGCTCTCTCTCtcgaaatatttttatgtatatgcaTGGAGAGAATTAGACACACACACTGCAGCTCTAGctaatttgtttcttgttcttctttctttcttgcttttatattgttttcccttttttggAATTTGAGAAAGATGTTTTTGTAATCAAGTGATCATTGTTCTTTCCTGTGTATTACAATTTCTATCAATACTTAAACAGAATTTCTTAGATGCAGCTCTTGTGGAATTTCCTTTACTTGATATTGCATGCGAATCCGGACATGTATGATCATTACAGCAGCGACCTAACCAattcaaaacaacaaaaaacagTCGTACAAGGAAATTAAGGGGGAAGGACACATCTTTATTGATAATCTCTTGTTCAAGAAGGAATTCTTTGACCGTCGCACTGTGAATTGTTCAAAGACAGAATAAGTATCTACGAATTACGTTTGGCATATGTTTCTAATTCCGATGACAATGTGGATGTAGTTTTGCAGCTGGAATTAATGATATTGATCATGTTGGTTCTATGTTTTTATGCATTATGATCACCGTGTGAAATTTTGCCTCTAATCACGGTACTAGCTCATCATATAATCCCGCAGAAATGTGATCAACCAGCAAATAACCAATCATACTTAATTGCGAAACTTGAAAATTAAGTCTTGAATTTGATTGATAATAATCTTTGCCTCCACATGAATTCCTCCATGTAAGTTTGTGTCCTTCTGAACCTTTCACATCATTCTCATTTCTTGAGGCACTTAGAATTATTAGCACAAGACATGATCTTATTATTAGTGAATTAAGTTAGTAATGGAATTGTGGAGTGCAGggaacacatatatatgattaagATGAGAAAGCGTCTATATTTGTGGCAATGAGGTAAAAGGAAGGGAAGAGCACTAAGAATTGTGCTCCTCCAAAACCATATATGCTCCATTTACTCTCATGTGCATAACCCCCTTCATGGAATGGATAACAACAAAGTGCTCTCCATCGGCCGGTTAGGTATTGAGCAAACCTTTAGgtatatgttaattttattcgGGTACATGTCAATTCTATAACCTCACCATTTCATCGTTTTGgagtttcaaagactgcatTCCTTCCAACCACATTATTTTcggatcatatatataataataatgtcatGATCTTCATCATAATAAGCTGTCATGTACACACGCAAATTCTatccataattatataaattttcagcAAACCTGCAgctcatcttcatcttcagaTGTGTTTTTTCATAGTTCTGACAAAAATCATGGGTTAATCGAAATGTGAAGATCACGAATACAGTATTGGTAGGCATTCATTAGTTTTTAGGTAGTCACTTTTTTAAAACTGTGATGACTACTTTTGAGAAGGCAATAAGTACATCTAGTTTCTACCTGCTTGTCAAATTCATATCAATGTTAATAATCACACATACCCTATAACTAGAGCTTTGACCGACACAATTGATTGGTAAAACAGAGGTGCCCAAATTgaccttaatttttaaaacatttggTGTTCAAACAATAAAGGGTGGGCATGCAAGTTTTACAGGGAAAGTAACGTTGTATAGATTATAATTAGTACAAGTGCAGGACAAGTAAGCCTTTGGGTCTCTCCAGACAATTTATAGCCCATGGGCTCTCACATGAGTTTTCTTTCATAAGTAGACAGATTGACTCGGATGTCCTAGCATAAATGTGTGTGCTTGGGCCGTCACAATCTTATTGTCTAGGCTATGAACTTCATGTGACCCAATTCAACATATAGCTTTTACATTACTATTCATTAGGATTCCGTCTGATTACAATATGGAGTCTGAACCCAGTTTGTGCCAATGTCAAACTAGGACTGCAAACCCCACCCCAGTCCAatgataaaagaatttgaagcAATTTCCATTGCTTTATTTGGAACAGGAAGTTCTAACTTAAGTAAGTAGTTTCCATAAATTAAGGTCATCCTTATACGGAACAAAAATTGGGATCTTACCTTAAACTTCTCATGTAATAAACACGAGATAAAgacaaaatttcaaactataaaGTGAATGTACGTACCATGAgatcaatataataaattatactttacgagtataattaattccagcagaaattgaaaaatcaattaaaacaaaaaccGCTGAGGCACATAAATGCATGCGTATATAGAGTCTGTCTGCAGGAGAAACATGATTTAACCCACCCCACAGCCACAACATTTGTGAAAGTTTTGGTGTGGTCAAATATGTATTGGGTAGTCTTGTCAATGTTGTACGTAGCTTCTCTTTCGTTTTTTTGTccgtggtaaatttttattttcacagaaagaaaaattaagtgagatttatatatatatatatatagaagaggTGAGGTTGGAATCATAATTAATAGGGTTGCAGAAACCATGTGTGGAGAATGAGAGGCTGACACACATTTAACTCAGTAGATAGAACCATATCACAAATTTC is a window from the Sesamum indicum cultivar Zhongzhi No. 13 linkage group LG15, S_indicum_v1.0, whole genome shotgun sequence genome containing:
- the LOC105177248 gene encoding mini zinc finger protein 2; its protein translation is MKKRQVVLKRDDQFSSNFANSSFAVRRVRYGECQKNHAANVGGYAVDGCREFMPCGEEGSNGALTCAACGCHRNFHRREEEAEVVCDGSSPTT